One Dioscorea cayenensis subsp. rotundata cultivar TDr96_F1 chromosome 15, TDr96_F1_v2_PseudoChromosome.rev07_lg8_w22 25.fasta, whole genome shotgun sequence genomic region harbors:
- the LOC120277119 gene encoding protein SABRE isoform X2 — MPKLDLKFLHKGQNLYIENNVMGIHFKSSKSQYEDSGETTSHLDIQMDLSEIHLLREGTTSILEILKVVLIASVDVPMQPVLPIRAEIDVKLGGTQCSLIMGRLKPWLQLHNSKKKRMVLHGENVHQEQFQASEVKPIMWACTVSAPEMTIVLYNLDGMPVYHGCSQSSHLFFNNIANKGVQVHAELGELHLHMADEYQQFKENIFGVETTSSSLIHIERVSLDWGQREIESHEGYDSDKLHLVFSVDISGMDVQFGLKHVESFIFTMMSFKALLKSLSSNKRVTQNKEGRLRKTAAKGFRMLKLNLDKCSINYCGNISLDNAIVADPKRVNYGSQGGPIIISVNTDCTPRNANITSSLPDGCKHLKFFTSLDIFHLSVCVNNDKESMQMELDRARSVYEEHSEEHKPAIKVNLFDMQKGKFVRRSGGLNDIAVCSYFSATDISVRWEPDAHLALFEFVTRLRFMLHNQKRQISTNEISKDPFDIRDHELGKVIVMDESQPEKQCRKRESVFAVDVEMLRVSAELADGVEGMVHVQSIFSENAKIGVLLEGLMLSFNGSRIFKSSRMQVSRIPLPTTNSGDTKVQSATSWDWVIQGLDVHICMPYRLQLRAVDDAVEDTLRALKLITKSISSVLFPVKMDNSKKGKSKSTKSESVRFIIRKLTADIEEEPIQGWLDEHYQLLKNEICEQDVRLRLLDEMISSHSNDIGNVESSELPSEKKLNFDGIEINVLDASAIQRLKEEIYKKTFRSYYEACQKFVFSEGSGACSSGFQSGFKTSTNRSSLLSVCATELDVSLTKIKGGDVGMVEFIRKSDPIALENEIPFSRLYGRDISVNAGYLAVRLRNYTFPLFAATSGKCKGCVVLAQQATCFQPQIVQDVYVGRWRKVQLLRSASGTTPPMKTYSDLPICFQKGEVSFGVGYEPVFADISYAFTVALRRANLSIRIPDSGLNNQNVLGSQQPTILPGGQPPKKERSLPWWDDMRNYIHGKNCLCFRESTWNLLATTNPYEKLDKLQILSGYMDIQQTDGRVFLSAKEFKIYVSSLESLSNNCSLKLPRKTCIPFIDSPAFSLEVVMNWECESGNPLNHYLYALPNEGGPRQKVFDPFRSTSLSLRWNFSLRPLPLGEKDLKSAIEDNAMLDGTIYCSSQKMESSLSDFPTLTFGAHDLAWIFKWWNMMYNPPHKLRSFSRWPRFRVPRIPRSGNLSLDRVMTENFLRVDSTPTCVKHMPLGDDDPASGLTFKMTKLKYELCYSRGKQKYTFESKRDSLDLVYQGLDLHMLKAYLNRDSSKTVQDIQTAKHSLQNVPADKVSNEKNGYLSSCTEKNQDDGFLLYSDYFTIRRQTPKADPSRLLAWQEAGRKNLEMTYVRSEFENGSESDHARSSDDDGFNVVIADNCQRVFVYGLKLLWTIENRDAVWSWVGGISKAFEPSKPSPSRQYAQRKLVEGSVPEGPEMPHDDTIKSSPSISQSASFSSPKHVEVSSQLPSSSSSTKIDVSHSPMKLGHVDDSEDDGIRHFMVNVLQPQFNLHSEDANGRFLLAAASGRVLARSFHSVLHVGYEMIEQALGTESVHIPEVEPEMTWKRVELSVMLEHVQAHVAPTDVDPGAGLQWLPKILRSSPKVKRTGALLERVFLPCQMYFRYTRHKGGTADLKVKPLKELNFNSPNITATMTSRQFQVMLDVLSNLLFARLPKPRKSSLSYPSEDDDDIEEEADEVVPDGVEEVELAKISLEQRERERKLLLDDIRNLLATNNISGDPCLMPEKDEDIWMITGGKSMLVQGLKKELGNIQKSRKDASTALRMALQKAAQLRLMEKEKNKSPSYAMRISMRINKVVWSMLADGKTFAEAEIKDMIYDFDRDYKDIGIAQFTTKSFVVRNCLQNAKSDMLLSAWNAPPEWGKNVMLRVDAKQGVPKDGSSPLELFHVEIYPLKIHLAETMYRMMWDYFFPEEEQDSQRRQEVWKVSTTASSRRGRKGSAAEPSSSSSHAIRELEALGKLGTAASSSVPGGAIQFSTPGDSSQGSKKPNTRPNSELRRTSSFDRTWEENVAESVANELVMQAHSSSVSTKSGLLNPTPELQNASVEVTSKSKPKDKMAKAARLSHEEKKVGKSQDEKRTRARKMMEFHNIKISQVELLVTYEGSRFAVNDLRLLMDTFHRVEFTGTWRRLFSRVKKHIIWGVLKSVTGMQGKKFKDKAQSQRDAQGVVPDIDLNFSDSDGGQPGKADQNPIAFLKRPSDGAGDGFVTSIKGLFNSQRRKAKAFVLKTMRGEADNEYHGEWSESDVEFSPFARQLTITKAKKLIRRHTKKFRSRGQKVQQIDSLQSSPRETTPYQSDSSGGSSYEDFHELKAAVLD; from the exons ATGCCAAAGCTAGATCTGAAGTTTTTGCATAAGGGTCAAAACTTGTACATTGAAAACAATGTTATGGGCATCCATTTCAAGAGCAGTAAATCACAATATGAGGATTCGGGGGAAACTACTTCTCACCTCGATATTCAAATGGATCTCAGTGAAATTCAT CTTCTTAGAGAAGGCACAACTTCTATATTGGAGATTCTTAAAGTTGTGCTGATTGCGTCAGTAGATGTACCAATGCAG CCTGTTCTACCTATTAGAGCTGAGATCGATGTTAAGCTTGGTGGTACCCAGTGTAGTCTTATTATGGGAAGATTAAAGCCATGGCTACAACTTcataattcaaaaaagaaaagaatggttCTTCATGGGGAGAATGTTCACCAAGAACAATTTCAAGCAAGTGAAGTGAAGCCTATCATGTGGGCATGTACAGTCTCAGCTCCAGAAATGACTATTGTGCTGTACAACCTCGATGGAATGCCTGTATATCAT GGTTGTTCACAGTCTTCTCATTTGTTCTTTAACAATATAGCCAATAAAGGAGTTCAGGTGCATGCTGAACTTGGTGAATTACATCTACACATGGCAGATGAATATCAACAATTCAAGGAAAATATATTTGGTGTGGAGACTACCTCAAGCTCCTTGATACACATTGAAAGGGTTAGTCTCGACTGGGGACAAAGGGAGATTGAATCCCATGAAGGATATGACTCTGACAAATTGCACCTGGTCTTTTCTGTTGATATAAGTGGAATGGATGTACAGTTTGGATTGAAGCATGTCGAGTCTTTTATATTTACCATGATGTCGTTTAAGGCCCTTTTGAAAAGTTTATCATCTAATAAAAGAGTCACACAGAACAAAGAAGGACGCCTCAGAAAGACAGCAGCAAAAGGGTTTCGAATGTTAAAACTTAATCTTGATAAGTGTTCGATAAACTACTGTGGCAATATAAGTCTAGATAATGCAATTGTTGCTGATCCCAAGCGTGTTAATTATGGCTCCCAAGGCGGTCCAATTATAATAAGTGTCAATACTGATTGCACGCCACGCAATGCAAACATAACTTCTTCTCTTCCCGATGGCTGCAAGCATCTAAAGTTTTTTACATCTCTTGATATATTCCATCTCAGTGTTTGTGTGAACAATGATAAGGAGTCCATGCAAATGGAACTTGATAGAGCAAGATCAGTTTATGAAGAACATTCTGAAGAACACAAACCTGCCATTAAGgttaatttatttgatatgCAGAAAGGGAAGTTTGTCCGTCGTTCTGGAGGGCTTAATGATATTGCTGTGTGCTCTTATTTCAGTGCAACAGATATATCAGTGAGATGGGAACCTGACGCACATTTGGCTCTCTTTGAATTTGTCACTCGTTTGAGGTTTATGCTACATAATCAGAAGCGCCAGATTTCCACTAATGAAATAAGTAAAGATCCCTTTGATATCCGTGATCATGAACTAGGGAAAGTAATTGTTATGGATGAATCTCAGCCTGAGAAGCAATGCAGAAAAAGGGAGTCAGTTTTTGCTGTGGATGTGGAAATGTTAAGAGTATCTGCTGAGCTTGCTGATGGAGTGGAAGGAATGGTTCATGTGCAGTCCATCTTCTCAGAGAATGCGAAAATAGGTGTACTTCTTGAAGGACTTATGCTTAGTTTCAATGGATCCAGGATTTTCAAAAGCAGCCGTATGCAGGTTTCCCGAATTCCACTTCCAACAACTAATTCAGGTGACACAAAGGTGCAGTCAGCCACCTCATGGGATTGGGTTATTCAAGGCCTTGATGTTCATATATGCATGCCATACAGACTACAACTGCGTGCTGTTGATGATGCAGTTGAAGATACACTTCGTGCCTTGAAGCTTATTACCAAATCAATATCTTCTGTTCTTTTTCCTGTTAAAATGGATAATTCAAAGAAGGGTAAGTCTAAGTCAACAAAATCTGAATCTGTCAGGTTTATTATACGTAAGCTTACTGCAGATATTGAGGAAGAACCCATACAAGGCTGGCTTGATGAGCATTACCAGTTGTTAAAGAATGAAATATGTGAGCAAGATGTTAGGTTGAGGCTTTTGGATGAGATGATCTCTTCTCACAGCAATGATATTGGAAATGTTGAATCAAGTGAGCTCCCTTCTGAAAAGAAGTTAAATTTTGATGGTATTGAGATTAATGTGCTTGATGCTTCAGCTATTCAGAGGTTGAAAGAGGAAATTTACAAAAAGACATTTCGGTCTTACTATGAGGCATGCCAGAAATTTGTCTTTTCTGAAGGATCAGGCGCATGCAGCAGTGGTTTTCAGTCAGGGTTTAAAACTAGTACCAACAGATCTTCACTTCTATCTGTTTGTGCCACTGAGCTGGATGTTAGTTTAACTAAAATTAAAGGCGGTGATGTTGGAATGGTTGAGTTTATAAGGAAGTCTGATCCTATAGCCTTAGAAAATGAGATACCATTTTCTCGGCTATATGGAAGAGATATTTCTGTCAATGCAGGATATTTGGCTGTCCGGTTAAGAAATTATACTTTTCCTCTATTTGCTGCAACTTCTGGTAAATGCAAAGGTTGTGTTGTTCTTGCTCAGCAG GCAACTTGTTTCCAACCCCAAATAGTTCAAGATGTTTATGTTGGTAGATGGAGAAAAGTGCAGCTTCTACGTTCAGCTAGTGGCACAACTCCACCAATGAAAACATATTCTGACTTGCCAATTTGTTTTCAGAAAGGAGAAGTTTCCTTTGGAGTGGGTTATGAACCGGTATTCGCAGATATAAGTTATGCATTTACAGTGGCTCTTCGTAGGGCAAACCTTAGCATAAGAATTCCAGATTCTGgcttaaataatcaaaatgtgTTGGGTTCTCAACAACCTACAATTCTTCCTGGAGGTCAACCACCCAAAAAAGAGCGCAGTTTACCTTGGTGGGATGACATGAGGAACTACATTCATGGGAAGAATTGCTTGTGCTTCAGAGAGAGCACATGGAATCTTCTTGCAACGACTAACCCATATGAAAAGTTggataaacttcaaattttatcTGGTTACATGGATATCCAGCAAACAGATGGTCGTGTATTTCTTTCAGCGAAGGAGTTCAAGATTTATGTCAGCAGTCTAGAGAGTTTATCAAATAATTGTAGTTTAAAGCTTCCACGCAAAACGTGTATACCTTTTATTGATTCACCTGCTTTCTCTCTTGAAGTTGTCATGAATTGGGAATGTGAGTCTGGTAATCCCCTTAACCATTATTTATATGCACTTCCCAATGAAGGAGGGCCAAGGCAGAAAGTTTTTGATCCATTTCGTTCTACATCACTATCTCTTAGATGGAACTTCTCACTTAGACCTTTGCCACTGGGTGAAAAAGATCTCAAGTCTGCTATTGAAGATAATGCAATGCTGGATGGAACCATCTATTGTTCTTCACAGAAGATGGAAAGCAGTTTGTCTGACTTCCCAACCTTGACCTTTGGAGCCCATGACTTGGCCTGGATATTCAAATGGTGGAACATGATGTATAACCCTCCCCATAAGCTGCGATCTTTCTCTCGGTGGCCACGTTTTAGAGTTCCTAGGATTCCCAGGTCTGGAAATTTGTCTCTGGACAGAGTTATGACAGAAAACTTTCTTCGGGTTGATAGTACACCAACATGTGTCAAACATATGCCTTTAGGGGATGATGATCCTGCTTCTGGTCTGACTTTTAAAATGACTAAGCTGAAATACGAACTCTGTTATAGTCGTGGAAAGCAAAAGTACACTTTCGAAAGCAAACGTGATTCTCTCGATCTTGTATATCAGGGTCTTGATCTGCATATGCTGAAAGCTTATTTGAATAGAGATAGTAGCAAAACTGTTCAAGATATTCAAACAGCAAAACATAGCTTGCAGAATGTACCAGCAGATAAAGTGAGCAATGAGAAGAACGGTTATTTGAGTAGTTGCACGGAAAAGAACCAAGATGATGGCTTTCTTCTGTATTCTGACTATTTTACAATTCGTAGGCAAACACCCAAGGCTGATCCTAGTAGGTTGTTGGCATGGCAAGAAGCTGGTAGGAAGAATCTTGAGATGACCTATGTGAGGTCTGAGTTTGAAAATGGTAGCGAGAGTGATCATGCACGATCTAGTGATGATGATGGATTTAATGTTGTAATAGCTGACAATTGCCAGCGCGTATTTGTGTATGGCTTGAAGCTCCTGTGGACCATTGAAAACAGAGATGCTGTTTGGTCTTGGGTTGGTGGAATATCTAAAGCATTTGAACCGTCAAAACCATCTCCTTCTCGACAATATGCCCAAAGAAAGCTGGTTGAGGGTTCAGTACCTGAAGGACCAGAAATGCCTCATGATGACACAATCAAGTCTTCCCCTTCTATTTCTCAATCTGCAAGTTTTTCTTCCCCAAAACATGTGGAGGTTTCTTCACAGCttccatcttcatcatcttctaccAAGATAGATG TCAGTCACTCTCCCATGAAGCTTGGACATGTTGATGACTCAGAAGACGATGGGATACGCCATTTTATGGTGAATGTTCTTCAACCTCAATTCAATCTGCATTCTGAAGATGCTAAT GGTAGATTCCTGTTAGCTGCTGCAAGTGGTCGTGTCTTAGCCCGTTCGTTTCATTCAGTTCTTCATGTTGGATATGAGATGATTGAACAGGCCCTTGGTACAGAGAGTGTTCATATTCCTGAGGTGGAACCTGAAATGACTTGGAAGCGTGTAGAATTGTCTGTCATGTTAGAACACGTTCAAGCCCATGTAGCACCAACTGATGTTGACCCAGGTGCTGGACTCCAATGGCTGCCTAAGATATTAAGGAGTTCACCAAAAGTAAAGCGAACAGGTGCATTACTTGAAAGGGTATTTCTGCCTTGTCAAATGTATTTTCGCTATACAAGGCACAAAGGGGGAACTGCAGATTTGAAG GTGAAGCCACTAAAGGAGCTAAATTTCAATTCTCCAAATATTACTGCTACTATGACCTCTCGCCAATTCCAGGTTATGCTGGATGTATTAAGCAATCTTCTTTTTGCGAGGCTTCCTAA GCCTCGCAAGAGTAGCTTGTCATATCCTtctgaagatgatgatgatattgaagaagaagcagatgAGGTTGTTCCTGATGGTGTTGAAGAGGTGGAACTCGCAAAAATCAGTCTTGAACAAAGAGAGAGGGAGCGGAAGTTACTCCTTGATGACATTAGGAACCTATTGGCGACCAATAATATTTCTGGTGATCCTTGTTTAATGCCTGAAAAGGATGAAGACATATGGATGATTACTGGTGGAAAGTCAATGTTG GTCCAAGGACTGAAGAAGGAGTTGGGGAACATTCAAAAGTCTCGAAAGGATGCTTCAACTGCTTTAAGGATGGCTTTGCAGAAGGCAGCCCAGTTACGATTGatggagaaagaaaaaaataaaagtcccTCCTATGCTATGCGAATTTCGATGAGAATCAATAAGGTGGTATGGAGTATGCTTGCAGACGGCAAAACTTTTGCTGAAGCTGAGATAAAGGATATG ATTTATGATTTTGACCGTGATTACAAAGATATTGGTATTGCTCAATTCACTACAAAGTCATTTGTTGTTAGGAATTGCCTACAGAATGCAAAGTCTGATATGTTGTTGTCAGCCTGGAATGCTCCCCCCGAATGGGGAAA AAATGTCATGCTCCGTGTGGATGCCAAGCAGGGGGTTCCAAAGGATGGAAGTTCCCCTCTAGAACTTTTCCAT GTAGAAATATATCCATTGAAGATTCATTTGGCTGAAACAATGTACAGAATGATGTGGGACTACTTTTTCccagaagaagaacaagattcaCAACGACGGCAG GAAGTATGGAAAGTTTCAACTACTGCTAGTTCAAGACGGGGGAGAAAAGGTTCTGCCGCTGAACCTTCTTCCTCAAGTAGCCACGCTATAAGAGAACTTGAGGCTCTTGGAAAACTGGGGACAGCTGCCAGTTCCTCTGTTCCTGGTGGCGCCATCCAATTTTCTACCCCTGGTGATTCTTCCCAA GGAAGCAAAAAACCAAACACACGGCCAAATTCAGAGCTTCGACGAACATCTTCATTTGACAGAACTTGGGAAGAAAATGTTGCTGAATCTGTAGCCAATGAACTTGTCATGCAAGCCCATTCCTCGAGCGTATCTACAAAAAGTGGTCTCCTTAATCCAACACCAGAACTTCAAAATGCTTCTGTGGAAGTCACATCCAAAAGTAAACCTAAAGATAAGATGGCCAAAGCAGCTCGCTTGTCCCATGAGGAGAAGAAAGTTGGGAAGTCTCAGGATGAGAAAAGAACTAGAGCCAGgaagatgatggaatttcataacatcaAGATAAGTCAG GTTGAGCTGCTAGTTACTTACGAGGGTTCAAGGTTTGCGGTGAATGACTTAAGACTTTTGATGGATACTTTCCATCGTGTTGAATTTACTGGCACATGGAGGCGtttattttcaagagtaaagaAACATATTATCTGGGGTGTCTTGAAGTCAGTGACTGGGATGCAG GGCAAGAAGTTCAAAGACAAGGCACAAAGTCAAAGAGATGCACAAGGTGTTGTTCCTGACATTGATCTTAATTTTAGTGATAGTGATGGTGGGCAGCCTGGAAAGGCTGATCAAAACCCTATAGCATTTCTCAAGCGGCCGAGTGATGGTGCTGGTGATGGGTTTGTCACCTCCATAAAGGGACTGTTCAATTCTCAACGTCGGAAAGCCAAGGCTTTTGTATTAAAAACAATGAGAGGAGAAGCAGACAATGAGTATCATGGTGAGTGGAGTGAGAGTGATGTCGAATTCTCTCCCTTTGCTAGGCAGTTGACGATAACAAAAGCTAAAAAACTTATTCGGAGGCACACAAAGAAGTTCCGTTCCAGAGGCCAGAAGG TGCAGCAAATCGATTCACTCCAATCATCGCCAA